The DNA window CGTTGCAGAAATCCTCGAGCAGGTCGATATTGCCGGGATCCATGCAGACGATCAGGCGGTCGGTCTCGAAATAGTCGAACAGCATCCGCATGAGCGCCCGGCGGTGGCGGGTGCGCTTGCCCAGCGTGGCCTGGATGCCTCCGAGGTCGGGCAGGTGTGTGTTTTCCTCGTTGAACAGGTATTCGATGGCCGGCACGTTGGTGACCTGGCGGATCTTGTCGATCATGCGCTTGGCGACGTGCCATTTCTTGCAGATGATGATCATCAACTCGCGTTCGCGGCCAAGTGTGCTTTCGGTTTCCCAGAAGCGCAGGGCAAAGCGGCGGCCGATGCGGCCGCGCCCGGTGAGGAACTTGAACAGGCTGCGCCCCTCGTCGGAGATGTTGAAGCGAGCGTCCTCGTCGGCGTAGAGCGCGCCGAGGCGTGTCTTGAGCTCGGTCGCCTCCGCGCTGATCTTGCGCGCAAAGAGCGCGTCCTGGCTGAGCAGCAGGTCGTAGTGATCGTTGTAGAACGTGACTGGCATCCCGTAATCGGTGAACATCAGGAAGGTCAGGGTCTGGGTCCGGATCTCGTTTTCCGGCACGAGATGGCGCACGAGGGTCTGAAAGAAGGTTTCGTCGGGAATCCAGGTGGTACGGAAGAAACGCATCACGTCGCGGCGCTTGCGGGTGAAATCGAGAATCCACTCGATGGTGCGGCGGCGCAGGCACCACCACTGGCTGCCGATCTGGATTTGCAGGTCGGCCGGGATGTCGCGGGTCAGGCGCAGCTTTTTCTGGATGTTGAACGAGGCGTAGAACAGCCGCTTATGGTTCCGTTCGTTGAAGAAATGGCGGTAGATCAGCCGCTCTTCCTTCATGCCGGTCTTGATCCAGTCGGATGCAAAATAGTCGAAGCTTTCAATGTAATCGACATCGTTGGCATCAAGGAAATCGTGGGCATAGCGGGCCGATTTGATGGCCGCACAATCGCCCGAAAGCATGTAGAAATGCGTGGCGCGGGGGAACGCGTCGACCGCGGCCTCGATGGCGTGGAGCGTGGCCTGTACCAGCGACCACTCTCCCCAGCCGCACTTGATGCGCTTGCGGGCGAACGTGACATTTGGATTGTCGGCCAATGCCTCGCGGATCTTGCGGTAATGTTCGGGCTTGGCGCGGGCGTCGAAGTGGATCGACATGTAGTCGCCTGCCGCGGTCAGCATGTTCGCCTGTCCGATGATTGCATCGGGGTCCTTGTGGCACAGCAGAATGAAGGCGATCCTGGCCATGGGCGAAACAATTGACCTGCTCTTTTGTCGATTGTCTATAGTGATAGAGATGAACAGCCGTTGAATAAACAGGCTTTCGTTGGTTTTTTTAACGGGTTAAATACGAATTGACCCGAGAAGAACCAGGGCAACGGGGTTGGAGGCAGGCAAATGGGCTTTCCCGGTACATGGATGACGGAAAGCGAGAGCATGGTCTATCGCGTGGTGCCGAAATGCGCCTGCTCGACGATCGGTCAGATCATGTACTACTCGGACCATGGCGAATTCTTTGACGGTGATATCCACGATGCGACAAACGGGTTGCACAAGTGGGCCCGCGACGAAAGCCAGCCCTTGATCAAGGCGAACGTGAAGACCCATACGTCCTATGCATTTACCTGCGTGCGCAACCCCTACACGCGCATTCTGTCGTCTTTCTTCGACAAGATCTGCGGCATCCAGCGCAACGGCAAGCGCTATCGCGGTAAGCTGGTGCCGCTGTTGATCCAGAAATATGGCATCGAGGTTGGCGGCGAGGATGGCAAGCAGGAGTTCGACCAGATCAAGAGCTTCCGGCGGTTCCTGCTGTTCACGCGCGATACCATCCGGTGGAAGCGCCCGATGGAGCCGGACATTCATTGGTCATCGATGGCGGGGCACGTTTCGACCTTCATTGTGAATGGCGGCACATACGACAGGATTTTCTGGACGGAAGCGTTCAACGACGGGATGGCGGATGTCCTCAAAGCCACGAAGACGCCGAACAAGGTGGACTTGAAAAAGATCCCGCGTTTCAACGAGAGCGAGGGGCATGGGCCGAAACGGGCGCACCCGGTCGAGGATTATTTCGA is part of the Roseovarius sp. THAF9 genome and encodes:
- a CDS encoding DUF5928 domain-containing protein, giving the protein MARIAFILLCHKDPDAIIGQANMLTAAGDYMSIHFDARAKPEHYRKIREALADNPNVTFARKRIKCGWGEWSLVQATLHAIEAAVDAFPRATHFYMLSGDCAAIKSARYAHDFLDANDVDYIESFDYFASDWIKTGMKEERLIYRHFFNERNHKRLFYASFNIQKKLRLTRDIPADLQIQIGSQWWCLRRRTIEWILDFTRKRRDVMRFFRTTWIPDETFFQTLVRHLVPENEIRTQTLTFLMFTDYGMPVTFYNDHYDLLLSQDALFARKISAEATELKTRLGALYADEDARFNISDEGRSLFKFLTGRGRIGRRFALRFWETESTLGRERELMIIICKKWHVAKRMIDKIRQVTNVPAIEYLFNEENTHLPDLGGIQATLGKRTRHRRALMRMLFDYFETDRLIVCMDPGNIDLLEDFCNDRSTTKLLEIQCEFSDAYLVGHARRVGLAGTQTPKETLERLLPTIRGDINFESDRIRDAEFENHSIMKQSNDPEENAGLIAQFLDIAPDKALEVAQTDHLYAD
- a CDS encoding sulfotransferase family protein, giving the protein MGFPGTWMTESESMVYRVVPKCACSTIGQIMYYSDHGEFFDGDIHDATNGLHKWARDESQPLIKANVKTHTSYAFTCVRNPYTRILSSFFDKICGIQRNGKRYRGKLVPLLIQKYGIEVGGEDGKQEFDQIKSFRRFLLFTRDTIRWKRPMEPDIHWSSMAGHVSTFIVNGGTYDRIFWTEAFNDGMADVLKATKTPNKVDLKKIPRFNESEGHGPKRAHPVEDYFDDLSMHLVKEIYHRDFELFKYDFDDPSNKMPIGEIDLDEVHAKLGE